One part of the Candidatus Mancarchaeum acidiphilum genome encodes these proteins:
- a CDS encoding methionine adenosyltransferase → MGNIRVSESQSMPLYNQPVEYVERKGIGHPDSLIDGIMDSISMALSNAYLDEFGEVLHHNVDKGLIIGGSSNATFGSAEITRPIEIIMTGRATQEYNGTTIPVDQIAIDTAKDYLRKHTRFLDVDNEVNYVSKIIKGSSDLNNIFKRGIDMPLANDTSFGVGFAPFTTVERLVLETEHLLNSDEYKAKKPAVGEDVKVMGVRDGNEITLTVAIAFVSQFISSLSEYTAYKEEVTKDIIENASRITDKKINVVVNNGDDTKGSVVYLTKSGLSCESGDDGSVGRGNRVNGLITPFRMMSLEAAAGKNPVNHIGKIYNILANELANDIVRDFPQVTECNISIVSQIGRPINDPKHLNVSIATKKKEDFAKINKKVNELAQEELDNIVYLTKGIIAGEHKVF, encoded by the coding sequence ATGGGAAATATTAGAGTTTCGGAAAGTCAATCAATGCCTTTATACAATCAGCCGGTTGAATATGTGGAGAGGAAGGGGATAGGGCACCCAGACAGCCTTATCGACGGCATAATGGACAGCATAAGCATGGCTTTGTCAAATGCTTACCTTGATGAATTTGGAGAAGTCCTGCACCACAATGTCGATAAAGGGCTTATCATTGGGGGTTCATCAAATGCAACCTTCGGAAGTGCAGAGATAACAAGGCCGATAGAGATTATAATGACAGGCAGGGCAACACAGGAGTACAATGGAACCACAATACCTGTGGACCAGATAGCGATAGATACGGCAAAGGATTACCTAAGGAAGCATACAAGATTCCTTGATGTGGACAACGAGGTCAATTACGTATCAAAGATTATAAAGGGGTCATCAGACCTCAACAACATATTCAAGAGGGGTATAGACATGCCTCTTGCAAACGACACGTCTTTCGGTGTAGGGTTTGCACCATTTACCACTGTTGAAAGATTAGTGCTTGAAACCGAGCACCTCCTTAATTCCGATGAATACAAAGCAAAGAAGCCGGCGGTAGGAGAAGATGTAAAGGTCATGGGAGTCAGGGACGGAAATGAGATTACCCTGACAGTTGCAATAGCTTTTGTATCACAGTTCATATCAAGCCTTAGCGAATACACTGCTTACAAAGAAGAGGTAACAAAGGATATAATAGAGAATGCAAGCAGGATCACGGATAAAAAGATAAATGTTGTGGTGAACAACGGAGACGACACAAAAGGGTCTGTGGTATATCTTACCAAATCCGGGCTGAGCTGTGAATCGGGAGATGACGGATCAGTAGGCAGGGGAAACAGGGTAAACGGGCTGATAACGCCTTTTAGGATGATGAGCCTTGAGGCAGCCGCAGGGAAGAACCCAGTCAACCACATAGGCAAGATATACAACATACTGGCAAATGAGCTTGCAAATGACATAGTAAGGGATTTCCCGCAGGTTACCGAATGCAACATCTCAATAGTGTCTCAGATAGGAAGGCCGATTAACGACCCAAAGCACTTAAACGTAAGCATTGCAACCAAGAAGAAGGAGGATTTTGCCAAGATAAACAAGAAGGTAAACGAATTGGCGCAGGAAGAGCTTGACAATATAGTGTACCTGACAAAAGGGATAATAGCAGGGGAGCACAAGGTATTTTGA
- a CDS encoding YdcF family protein, whose translation MQAGSKIAVVLGSKQYSDSDIDDELKGRLSVAQDLFKNGSISQVIVSGGTTNPSINMSEAEIMENYLVSIGVPNDKIIKEESALDTIGNAYFSMLKLNGLSGISTVYIVTSCWHMKRSKYIFEMTFGDKYKMNFDHCFDYHDEDLDNELQEHEKKSMALAEKFFEGITPGDMEEIKYRLYKFHEYYKK comes from the coding sequence ATGCAGGCAGGATCTAAAATTGCTGTAGTCCTTGGATCAAAGCAGTATTCCGACAGTGATATAGACGATGAGCTCAAAGGAAGGCTATCAGTCGCACAGGATCTGTTCAAGAACGGGTCTATAAGCCAGGTAATCGTTTCAGGAGGCACTACAAACCCCTCCATAAATATGTCGGAGGCGGAGATAATGGAAAACTATCTCGTTTCGATAGGCGTGCCAAACGACAAGATAATAAAGGAGGAATCGGCGCTCGACACGATAGGAAATGCATACTTCTCAATGCTTAAACTCAATGGGCTGAGCGGAATATCGACCGTGTATATAGTGACATCATGCTGGCACATGAAAAGGTCAAAATACATCTTCGAGATGACTTTCGGGGATAAGTACAAGATGAATTTTGACCACTGCTTTGATTACCACGATGAAGATTTAGACAACGAGCTGCAGGAGCATGAAAAGAAGTCGATGGCACTGGCGGAGAAATTTTTTGAAGGGATAACTCCAGGGGATATGGAAGAGATAAAATACAGGCTCTACAAGTTCCACGAGTATTACAAGAAATAG
- the thpR gene encoding RNA 2',3'-cyclic phosphodiesterase, with amino-acid sequence MRAFISIDIPDEAAGGITEFQSGMRKQLGVSFAAADKLHITMMFFPDLDSNGLASLASNFSMLKFNRFKVSLNGVGLFTPRIPRVLYIGASSEHGEMQQLYKMMHSLALDKGINFDEKRFVPHLTIGRIKGHVNRIKLLNAIKRFEGYDFGSFICSGFSIKESTFVDRSTEYKDLFTKKLD; translated from the coding sequence ATGAGGGCTTTTATCTCTATTGATATTCCAGATGAGGCAGCAGGGGGCATAACTGAATTCCAGAGCGGTATGCGGAAACAGCTGGGCGTAAGCTTTGCTGCAGCGGATAAACTCCATATAACAATGATGTTCTTCCCCGACCTTGACAGCAACGGATTGGCAAGCTTGGCGTCAAATTTTTCAATGCTGAAGTTCAACAGATTCAAGGTTTCATTGAATGGCGTGGGCCTGTTCACTCCAAGAATCCCGAGGGTGCTTTATATAGGTGCTTCATCAGAGCATGGGGAAATGCAGCAGCTTTATAAGATGATGCATTCGCTGGCATTGGATAAAGGCATCAATTTCGATGAAAAAAGATTTGTCCCGCACCTTACAATTGGAAGGATAAAGGGGCATGTAAACAGGATAAAGCTCCTCAATGCGATAAAGAGGTTTGAAGGATACGATTTTGGTTCGTTCATTTGCAGCGGATTCTCGATAAAAGAGAGCACGTTCGTAGACAGGTCCACCGAATACAAGGACCTGTTCACCAAAAAGCTTGATTGA
- a CDS encoding NAD(+)/NADH kinase gives MKRVKKVFINAKRDYKEISLIKANFETVESPDEKADICISIGGDGTFIESSRMFNGPILPINGLEKGSASYYSDIDLSSMETAIKMLKKGDYKVVELSNKIKVTYKNKSYYAINEALLRNYSGNVYFELYMKLRGKRERLYPYVMAGDGMLITSTIGSTAYNMSANGPIILDEGTMCLTFLNASGPFKNSIIVNSGATIYAKVAKYKGILKSDEKTIATLSKGDEFSVSLSDNALKVVKFNGLYETFSEKLEKLIKSRMLEKF, from the coding sequence ATGAAGCGGGTAAAGAAAGTCTTCATAAATGCCAAAAGAGACTATAAAGAGATAAGCTTAATCAAAGCCAATTTTGAAACCGTAGAGTCGCCTGACGAAAAAGCAGACATATGCATTTCAATCGGGGGCGATGGCACTTTTATAGAATCTTCCCGGATGTTCAACGGCCCTATACTTCCAATAAACGGGTTGGAAAAGGGCAGTGCTTCCTATTATTCGGATATTGATCTATCAAGCATGGAAACTGCCATCAAGATGCTCAAAAAAGGGGATTACAAGGTGGTGGAATTATCAAACAAGATAAAAGTAACCTATAAGAACAAATCCTATTACGCAATCAACGAGGCGCTTCTCAGAAATTACTCCGGTAACGTGTACTTCGAGCTCTACATGAAACTTAGAGGCAAGAGGGAGCGCCTTTATCCATATGTGATGGCAGGGGACGGGATGCTAATCACAAGCACGATAGGTTCAACCGCATACAACATGTCAGCGAACGGCCCTATAATACTTGACGAAGGCACAATGTGCCTTACGTTCCTGAATGCGAGCGGCCCTTTCAAAAACTCAATAATCGTGAATTCTGGTGCAACAATCTATGCAAAGGTGGCAAAATACAAGGGCATACTCAAATCAGATGAAAAAACCATAGCCACATTGAGCAAGGGGGATGAATTCTCTGTAAGCTTATCAGATAATGCTCTGAAGGTGGTAAAGTTCAATGGCTTATACGAGACATTCTCGGAGAAGCTTGAAAAGCTAATAAAGAGCAGGATGCTTGAAAAGTTCTAA
- a CDS encoding pro-sigmaK processing inhibitor BofA family protein — MLIEMIVLYGIIVFAIIFGLYLLFKLGGIILGLIANTIMGLASIFIVNFFFGLGIAINLLTIVLVAIFGLPAAAIIIILKIIGISI, encoded by the coding sequence ATGCTTATAGAGATGATTGTACTTTATGGGATTATTGTATTCGCAATCATATTTGGGCTTTATCTGCTGTTCAAGCTTGGCGGAATCATATTGGGGCTTATCGCCAATACTATAATGGGATTGGCGTCAATATTCATAGTCAACTTCTTTTTCGGATTGGGGATAGCGATAAACCTGCTGACAATAGTTCTGGTCGCGATATTCGGGCTTCCCGCTGCTGCAATAATAATAATCTTGAAGATTATTGGCATATCTATATAA
- a CDS encoding RNA-guided endonuclease InsQ/TnpB family protein produces MEIISAYKFRIYPDAKRQKEIDLQLLLSKEFYNLLLEKSIKSYKGGNKKLSMSTLNKFAKEIEKDKRFLQIYSQVRCEIKYRVLKAYKNFFRRINEKKQGKKVKAGFPRFKSKDRYYSITYPQDNGSFSIKKKGKKHMLRVSKLSGRIEIELHRPIEGKIKTLTIKKKAEEYFAIFTTITETEPPKIEDTNPVGIDMGLHSFVTTSDGMKTEKPKFVRKHVKHIARWQRKIARREKGSERREKAKQHLQNEWEHVAEQSNDFAHKLSSKLVNSGYTSFAVEGLHIQNMVKNHNLAQSIYNASWNRFIQMLSYKAESAGMKVIKVDAKDTTQECSNCHHIKEGNERLTLGDRIYHCNVCGLTIDRDINASINILKRATLGQRGSHAQREGVRPQMEAVLEELRTAKTHPLQDAVTA; encoded by the coding sequence ATGGAAATTATAAGTGCCTACAAGTTCAGGATCTACCCTGACGCAAAAAGGCAAAAAGAGATAGACCTGCAACTTTTGCTTTCAAAAGAATTCTACAACCTGCTTCTTGAAAAGTCGATAAAATCATATAAAGGAGGTAACAAGAAGCTTTCAATGTCAACCCTGAACAAGTTTGCCAAGGAGATAGAGAAGGACAAGAGATTCCTTCAAATATACTCACAGGTGCGTTGCGAAATAAAATATCGTGTCTTGAAGGCATACAAGAATTTCTTCAGAAGGATAAATGAAAAGAAGCAGGGCAAGAAAGTGAAGGCGGGCTTTCCCCGTTTCAAATCAAAAGACAGGTATTACAGCATAACCTACCCGCAAGACAACGGCTCTTTCAGTATAAAAAAGAAAGGCAAAAAGCACATGCTCAGGGTTTCCAAACTGAGTGGAAGAATAGAAATAGAGTTGCACAGACCAATAGAAGGCAAAATAAAAACACTTACAATAAAGAAAAAGGCTGAAGAATATTTTGCAATCTTTACCACAATCACAGAGACTGAACCTCCAAAAATTGAAGACACGAATCCTGTCGGTATAGATATGGGTTTGCATTCTTTTGTTACAACTTCTGACGGCATGAAGACGGAGAAGCCAAAGTTTGTGAGAAAACATGTGAAGCACATTGCGAGATGGCAAAGAAAAATTGCGAGAAGGGAAAAAGGCTCTGAAAGAAGAGAGAAGGCAAAGCAGCATTTGCAAAATGAATGGGAACATGTTGCAGAGCAATCCAATGACTTCGCTCACAAACTTTCTAGTAAATTAGTAAATTCGGGATATACCTCATTTGCAGTAGAAGGCCTTCATATTCAAAATATGGTAAAAAATCACAATCTTGCACAGTCAATTTATAATGCTTCATGGAACAGGTTCATCCAAATGCTCTCATACAAGGCTGAAAGTGCTGGTATGAAGGTAATAAAGGTAGACGCAAAAGATACGACACAGGAATGTAGCAACTGCCATCATATAAAGGAAGGCAATGAAAGACTGACATTAGGGGACAGAATATACCACTGTAATGTCTGTGGACTGACAATAGACAGGGATATAAACGCGTCAATAAACATACTCAAAAGAGCTACCCTCGGACAGAGGGGAAGTCACGCTCAGAGAGAGGGTGTAAGACCTCAAATGGAGGCAGTTCTCGAGGAACTGAGAACCGCTAAAACACATCCTTTGCAGGATGCAGTGACTGCATGA
- a CDS encoding glycosyltransferase family 2 protein — MEPKISVIISSYNRKEFIRAAVQSVMDQTLRKDLYEIIVVKNFIDGEIDSFLQQNNVKNLYYSPDIARGAGTKAVKGIKASKGDVICFLDDDDVFSNDKLEEVYKLFADGRIGFYHNGHKIYYSGKAIDGTWADSGNYYLTGKEAFTDEDIKFLAKHQFWFNSSSISMRKGIIDLELLGKVNFTIDYYLAFMGINSNMDAVFDYMPLTLYGVHNSNGSKSSTEDFKKFCDSHNAYNSSRIDDHIALFDYFKGKKVGLLLGKYFFKKKLGYLLFSSRGNAAKIDYIKTSFDLLKSDIKLKMYGDIAEAIGGCTLFLISPNSLRRRLYKMYLKNEEERERLLERRQG; from the coding sequence ATGGAACCTAAAATATCTGTTATAATAAGCTCTTACAATCGTAAGGAGTTCATACGTGCGGCTGTCCAATCCGTGATGGACCAGACACTTCGGAAGGATCTTTATGAGATAATTGTAGTAAAAAATTTCATTGACGGCGAGATAGATTCCTTCCTTCAGCAAAATAATGTGAAAAACCTTTATTACAGCCCGGATATTGCCAGAGGGGCAGGTACAAAGGCGGTGAAGGGGATAAAGGCCTCCAAGGGTGATGTGATATGCTTTTTGGATGACGATGACGTTTTCTCGAATGACAAGCTTGAGGAGGTATACAAGCTTTTCGCAGATGGCAGGATAGGGTTTTATCACAACGGGCATAAAATTTACTACTCTGGAAAAGCGATAGATGGTACTTGGGCGGACTCCGGAAATTATTACTTAACAGGAAAAGAGGCATTCACAGATGAGGATATTAAATTTTTGGCAAAGCATCAATTCTGGTTCAATAGCAGTTCAATATCTATGAGAAAGGGTATAATAGATCTTGAACTTCTAGGGAAGGTGAATTTCACTATTGATTATTACCTTGCATTTATGGGGATAAACTCCAATATGGATGCGGTTTTTGATTACATGCCATTGACCCTTTATGGGGTCCATAATAGCAATGGAAGCAAGAGCTCAACCGAGGACTTCAAGAAATTCTGCGATTCGCATAATGCTTACAATTCATCGCGCATAGATGACCATATTGCATTGTTTGATTACTTTAAAGGGAAAAAGGTTGGATTGCTGCTAGGCAAGTATTTTTTCAAGAAGAAGCTTGGATACCTGCTATTTTCTTCCAGAGGCAATGCTGCCAAGATTGACTATATCAAAACATCGTTTGACCTGCTCAAATCCGACATTAAGCTCAAAATGTACGGTGACATCGCTGAAGCCATTGGCGGGTGCACACTTTTCCTGATAAGCCCCAACTCATTGAGAAGGAGGCTTTACAAGATGTATCTTAAAAATGAGGAAGAAAGAGAAAGGTTATTGGAAAGGCGGCAAGGTTAA
- a CDS encoding class I SAM-dependent methyltransferase, with the protein MRESSHPNELDLLFGCESEVKYIKLNFKNELAVDFMEKTTFVKAKKNIAENVRRQLLKLSLLDNSFTILSDSSYIYFPLKDQNGIQSLMGDFGGELKTVKKLGVRINRRADDYRYGLGSILTQKELKDFSSGYDAFGNIAVISLPDSLAEKENDIAKIILNSNKNLTTILKKAGPVKGVYRVRPVKYLLGKRTYIADYKENGCRFVFDVRRVFFSTRLAYERNRISNLVSHGETVMVPFAGIGPFAIEIAKKRPDADVVALELNKYGVYYMKKNIKINKANNVEAVLGDFHEASKGYRLMFDRIIMPLPKSSTVFLDDAIAVAKSTAVIHLYAFYEKDRINELKDEIIEHGKANKYKVTFLFERVVRTYSKSMIEVVLDYRIEKQNTVWAMQ; encoded by the coding sequence ATGCGGGAGTCATCGCATCCAAATGAGCTTGATTTGCTTTTCGGATGCGAATCCGAAGTAAAATATATTAAACTAAATTTCAAAAATGAATTGGCTGTTGATTTCATGGAAAAGACAACTTTTGTTAAGGCTAAAAAGAACATTGCCGAAAATGTTCGCAGGCAGCTATTGAAGTTATCGCTGCTCGACAACAGCTTTACCATACTTTCAGATTCCTCCTATATTTATTTCCCGTTAAAGGACCAAAACGGCATACAATCCCTAATGGGCGATTTCGGAGGCGAATTAAAAACAGTCAAAAAATTAGGCGTCAGGATCAATAGGCGAGCAGATGATTACAGATATGGATTGGGCAGCATATTGACCCAAAAGGAGCTCAAGGACTTCTCAAGCGGCTATGATGCCTTTGGCAACATCGCGGTGATAAGCTTGCCGGACAGCCTTGCGGAAAAGGAGAATGATATTGCAAAGATTATCCTGAATTCGAATAAGAACCTTACAACGATACTTAAAAAGGCAGGGCCGGTAAAGGGCGTATACAGGGTTAGGCCCGTCAAGTACCTATTAGGCAAGCGCACGTACATCGCTGATTACAAGGAAAACGGCTGCAGGTTCGTTTTCGATGTGAGAAGGGTGTTCTTTTCGACTAGGCTGGCGTACGAGAGGAACAGGATATCCAATCTTGTCTCCCACGGGGAAACGGTAATGGTCCCTTTTGCCGGGATAGGCCCTTTTGCAATAGAGATAGCGAAGAAGCGCCCCGATGCGGATGTTGTTGCATTGGAGTTGAACAAATATGGCGTCTACTACATGAAGAAGAATATCAAGATAAACAAGGCAAACAACGTTGAGGCGGTTCTCGGTGATTTCCACGAAGCGTCTAAAGGGTACAGGCTGATGTTTGACAGGATCATAATGCCTCTCCCCAAATCAAGCACGGTTTTTCTCGATGATGCAATTGCAGTGGCCAAGAGCACTGCAGTAATACATCTCTATGCTTTCTATGAAAAAGACAGGATAAACGAGCTGAAGGATGAAATAATCGAACATGGGAAAGCAAACAAGTACAAGGTAACCTTCCTTTTCGAGAGAGTCGTTAGGACTTATTCGAAGAGCATGATCGAAGTTGTCCTCGATTACCGCATCGAGAAGCAGAACACTGTTTGGGCGATGCAGTAG
- a CDS encoding class I SAM-dependent methyltransferase, with translation METGCCIISGYHIERILKNDDGEFDLSLDLGLTRSKVIKSNNAVELPDGQRIGIELLKKINRRRQLSDCFMIKDSSLLFIYLFDGNSSYKLYEPGIDLSPTLWINGSVMHMISHSIPIEESRMKVNLLGKLHGNVLDTCFGLGYSSIELSKKGADTVHSYEISESSLEIAKVNPWSREAFSNPKIKLDNMDVAKGLRSSKDEEYDFIFHDPPNIKMGGDLYSLDFYKDLFRALKPNGILYHFIGSGREEGKHKSDYVRGAMSRLRMAGFKKIKRSYAGVIASK, from the coding sequence ATGGAAACTGGATGCTGCATCATATCTGGATACCACATAGAGAGGATACTCAAGAATGATGATGGAGAATTTGATTTAAGCCTGGACTTGGGGCTGACCCGTTCAAAAGTAATAAAATCTAACAATGCGGTAGAGCTTCCAGATGGGCAGAGAATTGGGATTGAACTGCTTAAAAAGATCAATAGGAGAAGGCAGCTTTCCGATTGCTTCATGATAAAGGACAGCTCTCTGCTCTTCATATACCTGTTTGATGGCAATTCGTCATACAAGCTATATGAGCCGGGAATTGACCTGTCCCCAACATTGTGGATAAACGGCAGTGTGATGCACATGATCTCGCATTCAATCCCAATCGAAGAATCAAGGATGAAGGTGAATCTGCTCGGCAAACTGCATGGCAATGTGCTTGACACCTGCTTCGGCCTTGGATACTCCTCTATTGAACTTTCAAAGAAGGGAGCGGATACAGTACACAGCTATGAGATATCAGAAAGCTCCTTGGAGATAGCCAAGGTTAATCCATGGTCAAGGGAGGCATTTTCAAATCCGAAGATAAAACTTGACAATATGGATGTTGCAAAGGGCTTGAGGTCATCCAAGGATGAAGAGTACGATTTCATATTCCATGACCCGCCGAATATAAAGATGGGAGGGGACCTTTACTCCCTGGATTTCTACAAAGATCTTTTCAGAGCATTAAAGCCCAACGGCATACTTTACCACTTTATAGGAAGCGGAAGGGAGGAGGGCAAGCACAAATCGGATTATGTCAGGGGTGCAATGAGCAGGTTAAGGATGGCGGGGTTCAAGAAGATAAAAAGAAGCTATGCGGGAGTCATCGCATCCAAATGA
- a CDS encoding acyl-CoA thioesterase, protein MYMFKDKVMVYDTDYQGIAHYASYYRFFTDAIEGYKRDVLELQTNTINDSIWFVVVESKAQYHKSLHINDEIYIELYPKLSKSKKALTYELKIKLVNTGELCTEGYLTMVSINHKLWKAVEIPSELLKRIMKSDDKTDE, encoded by the coding sequence ATGTACATGTTCAAGGATAAAGTTATGGTTTATGATACTGATTACCAAGGGATTGCGCATTATGCTTCCTATTACAGATTTTTCACGGACGCGATAGAGGGATACAAGAGGGATGTCCTGGAGCTCCAAACGAACACGATAAACGACAGCATATGGTTTGTCGTAGTCGAATCAAAAGCGCAATACCACAAGTCCCTTCACATTAACGACGAGATATATATAGAGCTTTATCCAAAGCTCTCAAAATCCAAAAAAGCCCTTACATACGAATTAAAGATAAAGCTCGTAAACACCGGAGAGCTTTGCACGGAAGGATATCTAACCATGGTGTCAATAAACCACAAGCTCTGGAAGGCTGTCGAGATCCCTTCGGAACTCCTAAAGAGGATAATGAAATCAGATGACAAAACCGATGAGTAA
- a CDS encoding HAD hydrolase family protein, whose product MWDKRMFMDGIGGLDLGYGNKKSINLVTDLNGTIGNGTLTGENADAFQRLVNRGINVIPATSYSLASAFETYFSRLSVKPNILIVERGNAIAVERGNANIISRFAKAGFRNERADEYGYIEYVFGDDNEELSRKVLDVSKELGISIGIAPMYGCSAAIKIMFDENKTSSRQLEDRMDKLGISMHRNGQGTATLVDDRFNKWTSYLELVSKGIIDDGFLIGIGNDLNDVQLLNHSDISILVGRKINPSRLAKEASYKFEGPWEWHKVESIIERLLHNK is encoded by the coding sequence TTGTGGGATAAGAGGATGTTCATGGACGGGATTGGTGGATTGGATCTGGGTTATGGCAATAAAAAATCCATAAACCTGGTTACCGATCTAAACGGCACAATAGGAAATGGCACTTTGACTGGTGAGAATGCCGATGCCTTCCAGAGGCTTGTCAATCGTGGTATAAACGTAATACCTGCAACCAGCTACTCGCTTGCTTCGGCTTTTGAAACCTATTTTTCACGGCTTTCCGTAAAGCCTAATATATTGATAGTTGAAAGGGGAAATGCGATAGCTGTTGAAAGGGGGAACGCAAACATAATATCAAGGTTTGCCAAGGCCGGCTTTCGGAATGAGAGGGCTGACGAATACGGATACATCGAATATGTGTTTGGCGATGACAATGAGGAGCTTTCAAGAAAGGTGCTTGATGTGTCAAAGGAGCTTGGCATATCTATTGGGATAGCTCCAATGTATGGGTGCTCAGCCGCAATCAAGATAATGTTCGATGAAAATAAAACTTCCTCACGCCAGTTGGAGGATAGGATGGATAAGCTTGGGATATCAATGCACCGTAATGGGCAGGGAACCGCAACCTTGGTAGATGACAGGTTCAACAAATGGACAAGCTACCTAGAGCTAGTCTCCAAGGGCATTATAGATGACGGATTTCTTATAGGGATAGGGAATGACCTGAACGATGTTCAGCTGCTCAACCACTCTGACATATCAATTCTTGTTGGCAGGAAGATAAATCCTTCAAGGCTGGCAAAGGAAGCATCGTACAAATTTGAAGGGCCTTGGGAATGGCACAAAGTTGAAAGCATAATTGAAAGGTTATTGCACAATAAATAA
- a CDS encoding uracil-DNA glycosylase family protein yields the protein MIKYLLSKNADIMFIGINPHFGSYRRGIPFSNNKTLWYLFSRAGLIKEDEDFLRVDENLKKVYEKEFVDIYNLNFTNLIERPSRDVSDLKKGEEVKGKEYLMESIIKYRPKVACFIGKVTYEKFSGEKLESFGWNGSIGKSKVYVMHFPIRGPAAIRVDELKEIMQSIGRNPIGN from the coding sequence ATGATAAAATACCTACTTTCAAAGAACGCGGATATAATGTTCATAGGCATAAATCCGCATTTCGGGTCTTACAGGAGAGGAATACCCTTCTCGAATAACAAAACACTTTGGTACCTCTTCAGCAGGGCCGGTCTTATAAAAGAGGATGAAGATTTTTTGAGGGTTGATGAAAATTTGAAGAAGGTATATGAAAAAGAATTTGTGGATATATATAACCTGAATTTCACGAATCTTATAGAAAGGCCTTCGAGGGATGTTTCAGACCTCAAGAAAGGAGAGGAGGTTAAAGGAAAGGAATATTTGATGGAATCGATAATAAAATACCGTCCAAAAGTGGCGTGCTTTATAGGCAAGGTAACATATGAGAAATTTTCCGGTGAAAAGCTGGAAAGCTTTGGATGGAACGGGAGCATAGGAAAATCAAAAGTTTATGTGATGCATTTCCCTATAAGGGGTCCCGCTGCCATAAGGGTGGATGAGTTGAAAGAGATTATGCAGAGCATAGGCCGGAATCCCATTGGCAATTGA